Proteins co-encoded in one Arachis hypogaea cultivar Tifrunner chromosome 13, arahy.Tifrunner.gnm2.J5K5, whole genome shotgun sequence genomic window:
- the LOC112733584 gene encoding protein INCREASED PETAL GROWTH ANISOTROPY 1 isoform X2: MVAGKVRVAMGFQKSSSPSPSPTNQTPPPQKKQPPPPPSSTTTSSGKSSSHKSSFSRSFGAYFPRSSAQVQPRPPDVAELLRLVESLRESESRLKTELLEHKLLKESLAIVPVLENELVARDTEVERSKKRVQELEEENEKLKSELRELKLRMEEEKKKSDKRTKALEDEIAELKKTTSFDSGSASCSSHRATLESDEHSSSSQRFLEVSVRPNLLKSLKRTTSSDHGFGIQKHFDGSDLKREVAEITERPPHSRCNSEELADSTDSVLATAVRSREPRVPKPPPKPSSSSPASPSGSSPEDNGNGEIEKSIPQPPPPPPPPPPLKMAPPPPPPPPKVAATCKATAPPPPPPPPKVGRAAPAKVRRVPEVVEFYHSLMRRDSQARRESSSGGGGGSAEVPATANARDMIGEIENRSTHLLAIKTDVETQGDFIKYLIKEVERATFTNIEDVVPFVKWLDDELSYLVDERAVLKHFEWPEQKADALREAAFGFCDLKKLESEASSFHDDPRQPCAPALKKMQALFEKLEHGVYNISRMRESATKRYKHFQIPVDWMLDSGYASQIKLASVKLAMKYMRRVSAELETVGGGPEEEELIVQGVRFAFRVHQFAGGFDVETMRAFQELRDKARSCHVQCHSQQQKFYCRSTTC; the protein is encoded by the exons ATGGTCGCCGGTAAGGTAAGGGTTGCAATGGGGTTCCAGAAGTCATCGTCGCCGTCACCGTCGCCCACCAATCAGACTCCTCCGCCGCAGAAGAAGcaacctcctcctcctccctcgTCCACGACCACCTCCTCCGGCAAGTCCTCCTCCCACAAATCCTCATTCTCTCGCTCTTTTGGCGCCTACTTCCCACGCTCCTCCGCACAGGTCCAACCCCGCCCGCCGGACGTGGCGGAGCTTCTCCGCCTAGTGGAGTCGCTCCGGGAGAGCGAGTCTCGACTGAAGACGGAGCTTCTCGAACACAAGCTCCTGAAGGAGTCCCTTGCCATTGTCCCGGTTCTCGAGAACGAGCTCGTGGCGAGGGACACCGAGGTTGAACGGAGCAAGAAGAGAGTGCAGGAGCTAGAAGAAGAAAACGAGAAGCTCAAGAGCGAGTTGCGGGAACTGAAGctaagaatggaagaagaaaagaagaagagcgaTAAGAGAACGAAGGCGCTGGAGGATGAGATTGCGGAGCTGaagaaaacgacgtcgtttgatAGTGGTAGCGCTAGCTGCAGTAGCCACAGAGCGACATTGGAGAGTGACGAACACTCTTCCTCTTCGCAGAGGTTCCTTGAGGTTTCTGTAAGGCCGAACCTCTTGAAGAGCTTGAAGCGAACCACGTCGTCGGATCATGGATTCGGCATTCAGAAGCATTTTGACGGTTCAGATTTGAAAAGAGAAGTAGCAGAAATTACTGAAAGGCCACCTCACTCGCGTTGTAACTCGGAGGAACTCGCCGATTCTACTGACTCGGTTCTCGCTACGGCTGTCAGATCTCGCGAGCCTCGAGTTCCCAAACCGCCGCCCAAACCATCTTCTTCGTCGCCGGCTTCCCCGTCGGGTTCTTCCCCTGAAGATAACGGCAATGGTGAAATTGAGAAGTCGATTCCGCAACCACCACCGCCACCTCCTCCGCCACCGCCGCTAAAGATGGCACCTCCACCACCTCCTCCACCGCCAAAGGTGGCGGCTACATGCAAGGCTACTGCTCCGCCGCCGCCTCCTCCTCCACCTAAAGTCGGACGTGCAGCCCCGGCGAAGGTGAGGAGAGTGCCGGAGGTGGTGGAGTTCTACCACTCTCTGATGCGAAGGGACTCACAAGCACGGCGAGAGTCAAGCTCTGGTGGTGGCGGTGGTTCAGCGGAGGTTCCCGCGACGGCTAATGCCCGTGACATGATTGGAGAGATCGAAAACCGTTCGACGCATTTGCTGGCG ATAAAAACAGATGTAGAAACGCAAGGAGATTTTATTAAATACTTGATCAAAGAGGTAGAGAGAGCAACATTCACAAACATTGAAGACGTGGTACCTTTCGTGAAATGGCTTGATGATGAGCTATCCTACTTG GTTGATGAAAGAGCAGTGCTGAAACACTTCGAATGGCCAGAGCAGAAGGCGGATGCTCTGAGGGAGGCCGCGTTTGGCTTCTGTGATCTGAAGAAGCTGGAATCGGAGGCTTCGTCTTTCCATGACGATCCGCGCCAGCCTTGTGCTCCTGCTCTCAAGAAGATGCAGGCCCTATTCGAAAA ATTAGAACACGGGGTTTACAACATCTCAAGAATGAGAGAGTCCGCAACAAAGAGATACAAACACTTCCAAATACCTGTTGATTGGATGCTTGATAGTGGCTATGCCAGCCAG ATCAAGCTGGCATCAGTAAAATTGGCGATGAAATACATGAGGAGAGTCTCTGCTGAGCTAGAGACAGTTGGTGGTGGTCCTGAAGAAGAAGAGCTCATAGTTCAAGGAGTTAGATTTGCGTTTCGGGTACATCAG TTCGCTGGGGGCTTTGATGTGGAGACAATGAGGGCATTTCAGGAATTGAGGGACAAAGCGAGGTCATGCCATGTTCAATGCCATAGCCAGCAACAAAAATTCTATTGCCGGTCTACAACATGTTAA
- the LOC112733583 gene encoding GDSL esterase/lipase At5g45920, with product MRPRIYLLGDSITEESFSEGGWGASLANHFCRMVDVVLRGYSGYNTRWALKVLEKVFPEAPPSQGDGDAPVAAVTVFFGANDATLPDRCSGFQHVPLNEYKHNLHSIVSFFKKLWPKAIVLLITPPPIDEVARLQYPYTDNPQGLPERTNEAAGEYAKACTAVAAECGVPVIDLWTKMQQCPDWKKEYLSDGLHLTKKGNQVVFDEVVAKLRDEGVSVESMTAELPLIADINPNDPLKAFQ from the exons ATGAGGCCAAGGATTTATCTGTTGGGTGATTCAATCACCGAGGAATCATTCTCTGAAGGTGGATGGGGTGCCTCTCTTGCCAACCATTTCTGCCGCATG GTAGATGTGGTGCTGAGAGGGTATAGCGGCTACAACACTAGGTGGGCGTTGAAGGTGTTGGAGAAGGTTTTCCCTGAAGCCCCACCATCACAAGGAGATGGTGATGCACCGGTTGCTGCTGTCACTGTTTTCTTTGGTGCTAACGATGCTACCCTTCCAGATAGGTGTTCTGGTTTTCAGCACGTGCCTCTCAATGAATACAAGCACAACCTTCACTCCATTGTCTCCTTCTTCAAG aaGCTATGGCCAAAAGCAATTGTTCTACTCATAACGCCTCCTCCAATTGACGAAGTTGCACGTCTTCA ATATCCATATACAGACAACCCACAGGGTCTTCCTGAGAGGACAAACGAAGCTGCTGGCGAGTATGCTAAAGCATGCACTGCTGTGGCTGCAGAATGTGGAGTCCCTGTGATTGATCTCTGGACCAAAATGCAGCAGTGCCCCGACTGGAAGAAAGAATATCTAAG CGACGGTTTGCATCTCACTAAAAAAGGGAATCAAGTTGTTTTCGACGAAGTGGTGGCGAAGCTGAGAGATGAAGGCGTGAGTGTTGAATCAATGACAGCTGAACTCCCTCTAATAGCTGATATCAATCCTAATGATCCTCTGAAGGCATTTCAGTAG
- the LOC112733584 gene encoding protein INCREASED PETAL GROWTH ANISOTROPY 1 isoform X1 has product MVAGKVRVAMGFQKSSSPSPSPTNQTPPPQKKQPPPPPSSTTTSSGKSSSHKSSFSRSFGAYFPRSSAQVQPRPPDVAELLRLVESLRESESRLKTELLEHKLLKESLAIVPVLENELVARDTEVERSKKRVQELEEENEKLKSELRELKLRMEEEKKKSDKRTKALEDEIAELKKTTSFDSGSASCSSHRATLESDEHSSSSQRFLEVSVRPNLLKSLKRTTSSDHGFGIQKHFDGSDLKREVAEITERPPHSRCNSEELADSTDSVLATAVRSREPRVPKPPPKPSSSSPASPSGSSPEDNGNGEIEKSIPQPPPPPPPPPPLKMAPPPPPPPPKVAATCKATAPPPPPPPPKVGRAAPAKVRRVPEVVEFYHSLMRRDSQARRESSSGGGGGSAEVPATANARDMIGEIENRSTHLLAIKTDVETQGDFIKYLIKEVERATFTNIEDVVPFVKWLDDELSYLVDERAVLKHFEWPEQKADALREAAFGFCDLKKLESEASSFHDDPRQPCAPALKKMQALFEKLEHGVYNISRMRESATKRYKHFQIPVDWMLDSGYASQLLWQIKLASVKLAMKYMRRVSAELETVGGGPEEEELIVQGVRFAFRVHQFAGGFDVETMRAFQELRDKARSCHVQCHSQQQKFYCRSTTC; this is encoded by the exons ATGGTCGCCGGTAAGGTAAGGGTTGCAATGGGGTTCCAGAAGTCATCGTCGCCGTCACCGTCGCCCACCAATCAGACTCCTCCGCCGCAGAAGAAGcaacctcctcctcctccctcgTCCACGACCACCTCCTCCGGCAAGTCCTCCTCCCACAAATCCTCATTCTCTCGCTCTTTTGGCGCCTACTTCCCACGCTCCTCCGCACAGGTCCAACCCCGCCCGCCGGACGTGGCGGAGCTTCTCCGCCTAGTGGAGTCGCTCCGGGAGAGCGAGTCTCGACTGAAGACGGAGCTTCTCGAACACAAGCTCCTGAAGGAGTCCCTTGCCATTGTCCCGGTTCTCGAGAACGAGCTCGTGGCGAGGGACACCGAGGTTGAACGGAGCAAGAAGAGAGTGCAGGAGCTAGAAGAAGAAAACGAGAAGCTCAAGAGCGAGTTGCGGGAACTGAAGctaagaatggaagaagaaaagaagaagagcgaTAAGAGAACGAAGGCGCTGGAGGATGAGATTGCGGAGCTGaagaaaacgacgtcgtttgatAGTGGTAGCGCTAGCTGCAGTAGCCACAGAGCGACATTGGAGAGTGACGAACACTCTTCCTCTTCGCAGAGGTTCCTTGAGGTTTCTGTAAGGCCGAACCTCTTGAAGAGCTTGAAGCGAACCACGTCGTCGGATCATGGATTCGGCATTCAGAAGCATTTTGACGGTTCAGATTTGAAAAGAGAAGTAGCAGAAATTACTGAAAGGCCACCTCACTCGCGTTGTAACTCGGAGGAACTCGCCGATTCTACTGACTCGGTTCTCGCTACGGCTGTCAGATCTCGCGAGCCTCGAGTTCCCAAACCGCCGCCCAAACCATCTTCTTCGTCGCCGGCTTCCCCGTCGGGTTCTTCCCCTGAAGATAACGGCAATGGTGAAATTGAGAAGTCGATTCCGCAACCACCACCGCCACCTCCTCCGCCACCGCCGCTAAAGATGGCACCTCCACCACCTCCTCCACCGCCAAAGGTGGCGGCTACATGCAAGGCTACTGCTCCGCCGCCGCCTCCTCCTCCACCTAAAGTCGGACGTGCAGCCCCGGCGAAGGTGAGGAGAGTGCCGGAGGTGGTGGAGTTCTACCACTCTCTGATGCGAAGGGACTCACAAGCACGGCGAGAGTCAAGCTCTGGTGGTGGCGGTGGTTCAGCGGAGGTTCCCGCGACGGCTAATGCCCGTGACATGATTGGAGAGATCGAAAACCGTTCGACGCATTTGCTGGCG ATAAAAACAGATGTAGAAACGCAAGGAGATTTTATTAAATACTTGATCAAAGAGGTAGAGAGAGCAACATTCACAAACATTGAAGACGTGGTACCTTTCGTGAAATGGCTTGATGATGAGCTATCCTACTTG GTTGATGAAAGAGCAGTGCTGAAACACTTCGAATGGCCAGAGCAGAAGGCGGATGCTCTGAGGGAGGCCGCGTTTGGCTTCTGTGATCTGAAGAAGCTGGAATCGGAGGCTTCGTCTTTCCATGACGATCCGCGCCAGCCTTGTGCTCCTGCTCTCAAGAAGATGCAGGCCCTATTCGAAAA ATTAGAACACGGGGTTTACAACATCTCAAGAATGAGAGAGTCCGCAACAAAGAGATACAAACACTTCCAAATACCTGTTGATTGGATGCTTGATAGTGGCTATGCCAGCCAG TTATTGTGGCAGATCAAGCTGGCATCAGTAAAATTGGCGATGAAATACATGAGGAGAGTCTCTGCTGAGCTAGAGACAGTTGGTGGTGGTCCTGAAGAAGAAGAGCTCATAGTTCAAGGAGTTAGATTTGCGTTTCGGGTACATCAG TTCGCTGGGGGCTTTGATGTGGAGACAATGAGGGCATTTCAGGAATTGAGGGACAAAGCGAGGTCATGCCATGTTCAATGCCATAGCCAGCAACAAAAATTCTATTGCCGGTCTACAACATGTTAA